One part of the Rattus rattus isolate New Zealand chromosome 14, Rrattus_CSIRO_v1, whole genome shotgun sequence genome encodes these proteins:
- the LOC116884000 gene encoding LOW QUALITY PROTEIN: AT-hook DNA-binding motif-containing protein 1-like (The sequence of the model RefSeq protein was modified relative to this genomic sequence to represent the inferred CDS: inserted 2 bases in 1 codon), translated as MSPLPSQSRAFGVGERDPCDFMGPYSMNPSTPSDGTFGQGFHCDSPSLGAPDLDSKHFPPLAHPPTVFDAGLQKAYSPTCSPTLGFKEELRPPPSKLTACEPLKHGLQGASLSHAAQAHLSCRDLPLGQPHYESPSCKGTAYWYPPGSAARSPPYEGKVGSGLLADFLGRTEAVCLSAPHLASPPATPKADKKEPLEMTRPQXSTRGPAAATAGYGCPLLSDLTLSPVPRDSLLPLQDTAYRYPGFMPQTHPGLGGGPKSGFLGPMAEPHPEDTFTVTSL; from the exons ATGTCACCACTGCCCTCCCAGTCGAGAGCCTTTGGTGTGGGAGAACGAGATCCCTGTGACTTCATGGGACCTTACTCCATGAATCCATCCACACCTTCTGATGGCACTTTTGGCCAAGGCTTCCACTGTGACTCTCCCAGCCTGGGTGCTCCTGACCTTGACAGCAAGCATTTCCCACCACTGGCCCACCCACCCACAGTGTTTGATGCTGGCCTGCAGAAGGCCTACTCACCCACCTGTTCACCGACACTAGGCTTCAAGGAAGAGTTGCGGCCACCACCTTCAAAGCTGACTGCCTGTGAGCCCCTCAAGCATGGTCTTCAGGGGGCTAGCCTGAGCCATGCAGCCCAGGCCCACCTGAGCTGCCGGGACCTACCGCTAGGCCAGCCTCACTATGAGTCCCCTAGTTGCAAGGGTACAGCCTATTGGTACCCACCAGGTTCAGCTGCCCGCAGCCCACCTTATGAAGGCAAGGTGGGTTCAGGGCTGCTGGCTGACTTCCTGGGCAGGACGGAGGCTGTCTGCCTCAGTGCCCCTCACCTGGCTAGCCCACCAGCCACGCCCAAGGCCGACAAAAAGGAGCCATTGGAGATGACCCGGCCCCA GTCCACCCGTGGCCCTGCTGCAGCCACTGCTGGCTATGGCTGCCCACTCCTTAGTGACTTAACTCTGTCCCCTGTGCCGAGGGACTCGCTGCTGCCCCTGCAGGACACTGCCTACAGGTATCCAGGCTTTATGCCGCAGACACACCCTGGTCTGGGTGGGGGCCCTAAGAGTGGCTTCCTGGGGCCCATGGCGGAACCTCACCCTGAGGACACATTTACCGTCACCTCCCTGTAG